In Nitrospira sp., a single genomic region encodes these proteins:
- a CDS encoding trypsin-like serine protease: MIFITALVLSCLMIVGGVSSLFAVNLVLAEEPAAAPAPEGSSAAPEAGDVQERAVIRDHRTQQELKQTAPATAKPGVGIFQPGMQMTPAPSAPSSGGTGPLPVVGGINEPDYKYPWVVRMNGCGGVLIDPQWVLTAAHCVTPNIGFGQLTYTRKDSYGNVLTETRPRDPNVGPANNRGVFIHPNYTPNQDQANDIALIKLAQPFSINFGLQTVGLPRFPRTPGRVGTVASYVRHDGSPVPQGQIAIFRGPIALLDSPTKLFVEASAAGAALCPGDSGSGFVMVENGRAVVRGVASQGTVGDCKTPTGEAVFTDVFVFRNWLLQTMGKNDATLSGNTRVRWSGTAASGKLVMGCSHPNTPYWGPLNVAGIEEGANCDGGQAQGIICQLDANQPSTRFGPPQIVGFTMRTTIGNSSQVTPLPFVSNLAQFAGPLPAGASREFTCQIGTALTSGTLGTAGTAVLSRGVEDDQSEESAIEQPSPFDPSEEPKP; the protein is encoded by the coding sequence ATGATATTCATCACGGCGCTGGTTCTCAGCTGTTTAATGATAGTAGGTGGTGTGTCCAGTCTCTTCGCAGTCAATCTCGTTCTCGCAGAGGAACCGGCGGCGGCACCTGCGCCGGAAGGATCTAGCGCTGCCCCGGAAGCGGGCGACGTGCAGGAGCGCGCCGTGATCCGCGATCACCGAACACAACAGGAGTTGAAACAGACGGCGCCTGCGACCGCCAAACCGGGTGTGGGCATCTTTCAGCCCGGCATGCAAATGACGCCGGCTCCGTCCGCTCCATCCAGTGGTGGTACCGGTCCCTTGCCGGTGGTCGGAGGCATCAATGAGCCTGATTACAAATATCCCTGGGTCGTACGGATGAACGGTTGCGGCGGGGTGCTGATTGATCCGCAGTGGGTGCTGACCGCCGCCCATTGCGTGACGCCGAACATCGGATTCGGACAACTCACCTACACCAGGAAGGATTCGTATGGCAATGTGCTCACGGAAACCCGTCCGCGTGACCCGAATGTCGGGCCGGCCAACAACCGCGGGGTATTCATCCACCCGAACTATACGCCCAACCAGGATCAAGCCAATGACATCGCGCTGATCAAGCTGGCGCAGCCCTTCTCCATCAACTTCGGCCTCCAGACCGTCGGGCTGCCGCGATTTCCCCGGACACCGGGCCGCGTAGGAACCGTCGCTTCCTACGTGAGGCATGACGGATCCCCGGTACCCCAGGGGCAAATCGCCATCTTCCGAGGTCCCATCGCGTTGCTTGATTCTCCGACCAAGCTGTTCGTCGAGGCCAGCGCGGCCGGCGCGGCCCTCTGCCCAGGGGACAGTGGATCCGGCTTCGTGATGGTCGAAAACGGCCGTGCCGTCGTGCGCGGCGTCGCTTCGCAAGGCACGGTCGGAGACTGCAAGACGCCGACCGGCGAGGCGGTCTTCACGGATGTCTTCGTGTTTCGTAATTGGCTTCTGCAAACCATGGGCAAGAACGACGCGACATTGTCCGGCAACACGCGCGTTCGCTGGAGCGGGACCGCGGCCAGCGGCAAACTTGTCATGGGCTGCAGCCATCCGAACACGCCCTATTGGGGTCCGCTCAATGTAGCCGGCATCGAAGAGGGAGCCAACTGTGATGGCGGGCAGGCGCAGGGGATCATTTGCCAGCTTGATGCGAATCAGCCAAGCACGAGGTTTGGACCGCCGCAGATCGTCGGTTTTACCATGAGGACGACCATTGGCAACTCCAGTCAGGTGACTCCGCTTCCGTTCGTGAGCAACCTGGCTCAGTTCGCAGGTCCACTCCCCGCCGGTGCGTCACGCGAGTTCACCTGCCAGATCGGCACCGCACTGACGTCGGGGACGCTGGGGACGGCCGGTACGGCGGTTCTGAGTCGCGGGGTTGAAGACGATCAGTCTGAAGAATCGGCGATCGAGCAGC